A window from Thermodesulfobacteriota bacterium encodes these proteins:
- a CDS encoding ATP-binding protein encodes MYHPRLLTDRLLRLSSVFPVVVITGARQVGKSTLLAHTLGQQMNTVVFDPVLDVENARQDPELFLDNRPPPIILDEIQYAPELIPAIKRRVDRQRLPGQYILTGSQQWGGLRSVAESLAGRAVFLDLEGFCLAEMVPQTRGGSWLDRWLADPAALLAARPGRLAVPGTLYETLWRGFLPEARFIPLDTVPDFHAAYQRTYIERDVRLLAEVSDWHLFGRFLRLAAALTGQEINHSHLGRELGLTPQTVKRWLDILMATFQWHEVPAFFGNAVKKVSGKPKGYLADTGLACAAQAVSSPVALGGHPLLGALFETAVVAELRKQCSLVSPRPLLCHWRAYGGAEVDILIERDGRYFPVEIKAKTNPGRRDVAGISAFRKRYPELAVAAGLVLAPVAAPLRLSEQDYALPWDLAMPEA; translated from the coding sequence ATGTATCATCCCCGCCTTCTCACAGACCGTCTGCTGCGCCTTTCCTCGGTCTTCCCGGTAGTGGTCATCACCGGGGCACGGCAGGTGGGCAAGAGCACGCTCCTGGCCCATACCCTTGGCCAACAAATGAACACCGTGGTCTTCGACCCGGTGCTGGACGTGGAGAATGCCCGCCAGGATCCGGAGCTGTTCCTGGACAACCGGCCGCCACCGATCATCCTGGACGAGATCCAGTACGCCCCGGAGCTCATTCCAGCCATCAAGCGCCGGGTGGACCGGCAGCGCCTGCCAGGGCAGTATATCCTCACCGGCTCCCAGCAGTGGGGGGGGCTGCGCAGCGTGGCCGAAAGCCTGGCCGGCCGGGCGGTGTTCCTGGATCTCGAAGGCTTCTGTCTGGCCGAGATGGTGCCGCAGACCCGGGGGGGCAGCTGGCTCGACCGCTGGCTGGCCGATCCGGCGGCCCTGCTGGCGGCCCGGCCCGGCCGGCTGGCGGTGCCGGGCACCCTGTACGAGACCCTGTGGCGGGGCTTTCTCCCCGAGGCCCGCTTCATCCCCCTGGACACGGTCCCCGATTTCCACGCCGCCTACCAGCGCACCTACATCGAGCGGGACGTGCGGCTCCTGGCCGAGGTGTCGGACTGGCATCTTTTCGGCCGCTTCCTCCGTCTGGCCGCAGCCTTGACCGGCCAGGAGATCAACCACAGCCATCTCGGCCGGGAGCTGGGCCTCACCCCCCAGACCGTCAAGCGCTGGCTGGATATCCTCATGGCCACCTTCCAGTGGCACGAGGTGCCGGCCTTTTTCGGCAATGCCGTCAAGAAGGTCAGCGGCAAGCCGAAGGGCTATCTGGCCGACACCGGCTTGGCTTGCGCGGCCCAGGCGGTGTCGTCACCGGTGGCCCTCGGCGGCCATCCCCTCCTGGGCGCTCTCTTCGAGACCGCGGTGGTGGCGGAGCTGCGCAAGCAGTGCTCCCTGGTCTCGCCCCGGCCCCTTCTCTGCCACTGGCGGGCCTATGGCGGCGCCGAGGTGGACATCCTCATCGAGCGGGACGGCCGGTACTTTCCCGTCGAGATCAAGGCCAAGACCAATCCCGGCCGGCGGGACGTGGCCGGCATCAGCGCCTTCCGCAAGCGCTACCCGGAGCTGGCCGTGGCCGCCGGCCTGGTGCTGGCACCGGTCGCCGCGCCCCTGCGGCTCTCCGAGCAGGACTATGCGCTGCCATGGGACCTGGCCATGCCGGAGGCGTGA